The Streptomyces sp. NBC_01689 genome includes a window with the following:
- a CDS encoding ABC transporter substrate-binding protein — translation MRRRPAPPALLPLALLPLALLLTACGGTSTAETSAGSRTDGKGSLTLDVGDQKGGSEAVLRAAGELKDLDYKIKWSTFTSGPPLLEAVNAKAVDIGGVGNTPPVFAAGAGSKISVVAAWHGTSKGEAVLVPKNSPLKRPEELKGRSIAVAQGSSAHYQLIASLAEAGLKLSDVKVKYLQPADALAAFTGGKVDAWAVWDPYTSQVLEAGKGRILADGDGVVNGLSFQVAAPGALEDGKKAAAVKDYLGRLRRAQDWVHNHPEAWAKVWAKDTGLPYDVALASVKRTNASRVAVAVDQPLVASEQRIADTFTGLGLIPRKVDFSSFVDTRFNGGLPPSTTAPRVFKES, via the coding sequence ATGCGACGACGCCCCGCTCCCCCCGCGCTGCTCCCCCTCGCCCTGCTCCCCCTCGCCCTGCTGCTCACCGCCTGCGGGGGCACCTCCACCGCCGAGACCTCCGCGGGATCCCGGACCGACGGCAAGGGTTCCCTCACCCTCGACGTCGGTGACCAGAAAGGCGGTTCGGAGGCGGTGCTGCGAGCCGCCGGGGAGCTCAAGGACCTCGACTACAAGATCAAATGGTCCACGTTCACCTCGGGACCGCCGCTGCTGGAGGCCGTCAATGCCAAGGCCGTCGACATCGGCGGTGTCGGCAACACCCCGCCCGTCTTCGCGGCCGGCGCCGGGTCCAAGATCTCGGTGGTGGCCGCCTGGCACGGCACGTCCAAGGGCGAGGCGGTCCTCGTGCCGAAGAACTCCCCGCTGAAGCGCCCCGAGGAGCTGAAGGGCAGGTCGATAGCCGTCGCGCAGGGTTCGTCCGCGCACTACCAGCTGATCGCCTCGCTCGCGGAGGCCGGCCTGAAGCTGAGCGACGTGAAGGTCAAGTACCTGCAGCCCGCCGACGCGCTGGCCGCGTTCACCGGCGGCAAGGTGGACGCGTGGGCGGTGTGGGACCCGTACACCTCGCAGGTGCTGGAGGCGGGTAAGGGCCGGATCCTGGCCGACGGCGACGGGGTGGTCAACGGGCTGAGCTTCCAGGTGGCCGCGCCGGGAGCGCTGGAGGACGGCAAGAAGGCAGCGGCGGTCAAGGACTACCTGGGGCGGCTGCGCCGTGCCCAGGACTGGGTCCACAACCACCCGGAGGCCTGGGCGAAGGTGTGGGCGAAGGACACCGGGCTGCCGTACGACGTGGCGCTCGCCTCGGTGAAGCGGACCAACGCCAGCCGCGTCGCCGTCGCCGTCGACCAGCCGCTCGTCGCCTCCGAGCAGCGGATCGCGGACACCTTCACCGGGCTCGGGCTCATCCCGCGCAAGGTCGACTTCTCGTCGTTCGTCGACACCCGCTTCAACGGCGGTCTGCCGCCGTCCACCACCGCTCCCCGCGTCTTCAAGGAGTCGTGA
- a CDS encoding ABC transporter ATP-binding protein: MATDVHRPVTTESAGASAHPPASPEAQSPAPAPAPAPTAAPTLTPAPAPAPGPAETKARSRAAGEAEPSARSRVRAEASAPHPAVRVQGLTRAFDGRAVIDDLHLTLERGEFVALLGRSGCGKSTLLRILAGLDRDIEGSVLVPRRKAVAFQAPRLMPWKKVWRNVLLGLPGKPGRPLADEALAEVGLTHRADAWPRTLSGGEAQRASLARALVREPDLLLLDEPFGALDALTRITAQRLVGELWRRRGCAVLLVTHDVEEALLLADRVLVMDGGVIAHETRVGLERPRDIADPRFAALRAGLLERLGVDSAS; encoded by the coding sequence ATGGCGACCGACGTTCACAGGCCGGTGACCACGGAGAGCGCGGGGGCATCGGCGCACCCGCCCGCGTCCCCTGAGGCCCAGTCACCCGCACCGGCACCCGCACCGGCACCCACAGCGGCACCGACACTCACACCGGCACCGGCACCGGCACCCGGTCCCGCGGAGACGAAGGCGCGATCGCGGGCGGCGGGAGAGGCGGAGCCGTCGGCACGGTCGCGCGTACGGGCGGAGGCGTCGGCACCGCACCCGGCCGTACGCGTCCAGGGACTCACCCGCGCCTTCGACGGCCGCGCCGTCATCGATGACCTCCACCTCACCCTCGAACGGGGTGAGTTCGTCGCGCTGCTGGGCCGCAGCGGCTGCGGCAAGTCCACGCTGCTGCGCATCCTTGCCGGGCTCGACCGCGACATCGAGGGCTCCGTCCTCGTCCCGCGCCGCAAGGCCGTCGCGTTCCAGGCGCCACGGCTGATGCCGTGGAAGAAGGTGTGGCGCAACGTCCTGCTCGGACTGCCCGGGAAGCCCGGACGCCCGCTCGCCGACGAGGCGTTGGCCGAGGTCGGCCTCACCCACCGCGCCGACGCGTGGCCCCGGACGCTCTCCGGCGGAGAGGCCCAACGCGCTTCCCTCGCACGGGCGTTGGTACGCGAACCCGATCTCCTGCTGCTCGACGAGCCGTTCGGCGCGCTCGACGCCCTCACCCGGATCACGGCGCAGCGGCTGGTCGGCGAATTGTGGCGGCGGCGCGGCTGCGCGGTCCTGCTGGTGACGCACGACGTGGAGGAGGCGCTGCTCCTCGCCGACCGCGTCCTGGTCATGGACGGGGGCGTGATCGCCCACGAGACACGGGTCGGCCTGGAGCGTCCGCGGGACATCGCCGACCCCCGTTTCGCCGCACTGCGGGCCGGGCTCCTGGAGCGCCTGGGCGTCGACAGCGCGTCCTGA
- a CDS encoding ABC transporter permease — MTISHAPPGPSGTGFPGTSAASEHTVRPPEPPELVPIVPVSARRARVPRWLRRTSGPLLLLALWQLLGVTGVLTPDVLAPPGTIARVGAGLVADGSLPNAMGVSLQRVAAGLLTGVVIGTGLALVSGLFRVGEDLVDASVQMLRTVPFVGLIPLFIIWFGIGEAPKIAIITLGVSFPLYLNVYAGIRGVDSRLIEAGESLGLSRWGLVRHVVLPGALPGAMTGLRYSLGIAWLALVFAEQINADAGIGFLMVQARDFLRTDVIVVCLIVYAFLGLLADFIVRSLERLLLQWRPTFTGR; from the coding sequence ATGACCATCAGTCATGCCCCGCCCGGCCCCTCCGGGACCGGCTTTCCCGGAACATCCGCCGCTTCCGAGCACACCGTTCGGCCGCCGGAGCCACCCGAACTCGTTCCGATCGTCCCGGTCTCCGCCCGCCGCGCCCGTGTCCCCCGGTGGCTGCGCCGCACCTCGGGACCGCTGCTGCTGCTCGCGCTCTGGCAACTCCTCGGCGTCACAGGTGTGCTGACCCCCGACGTGCTCGCTCCGCCCGGCACCATCGCCCGGGTCGGCGCCGGTCTGGTCGCCGACGGCTCCCTGCCGAACGCCATGGGCGTGTCCTTGCAACGCGTCGCCGCAGGGCTGCTGACGGGGGTGGTCATCGGCACGGGTCTCGCCCTCGTGTCCGGTCTCTTCCGGGTCGGCGAGGATCTGGTCGACGCGAGCGTGCAGATGCTGCGGACCGTGCCCTTCGTCGGGCTGATCCCGCTGTTCATCATCTGGTTCGGGATCGGCGAGGCCCCGAAGATCGCCATCATCACGCTGGGCGTCTCCTTCCCGCTCTATCTGAACGTGTACGCCGGTATCCGCGGGGTCGACTCCCGGCTGATCGAGGCCGGGGAGTCGCTCGGGCTCTCCCGCTGGGGACTCGTCCGGCACGTCGTGCTGCCGGGCGCGCTGCCCGGGGCGATGACCGGGCTCCGCTATTCCCTCGGGATCGCCTGGCTCGCGCTGGTCTTCGCCGAGCAGATCAACGCGGACGCCGGGATCGGCTTCCTCATGGTGCAGGCCCGCGACTTCCTGCGGACCGACGTGATCGTGGTCTGTCTGATCGTCTACGCCTTCCTCGGCCTGCTCGCCGACTTCATCGTCCGTTCCCTCGAAAGGCTGTTGCTGCAATGGCGACCGACGTTCACAGGCCGGTGA
- a CDS encoding putative leader peptide yields the protein MLRSALLTTRGHIDLLRVASAACRRGC from the coding sequence ATGTTGCGTTCAGCCCTGCTCACCACGCGCGGTCACATCGACCTGCTGCGGGTGGCCTCCGCCGCGTGTCGCCGCGGCTGCTGA
- a CDS encoding secondary thiamine-phosphate synthase enzyme YjbQ produces the protein MSDAFTTRVLNITTGSAETVVDLTRDCEAFLREAAAGRDGLLNVFVPHATAGIAVIETGAGSDDDLLAALHALLPSDDRWQHRHGSPGHGRDHVLPALVPPHATLPVLGGRLELGTWQSVCLVDTNVSNPERQVRLSFLG, from the coding sequence ATGTCCGATGCCTTCACCACCCGAGTCCTGAACATCACCACCGGCTCCGCGGAGACGGTCGTCGATCTCACCCGCGACTGCGAGGCCTTCCTGCGGGAGGCGGCGGCCGGGCGCGACGGTCTGCTGAACGTCTTCGTACCGCACGCCACGGCCGGGATCGCGGTCATCGAGACCGGCGCCGGAAGCGACGACGACCTCCTCGCCGCCCTGCACGCGCTGCTCCCCTCCGACGACCGCTGGCAGCACCGCCACGGCAGCCCGGGTCACGGCCGCGACCACGTGCTCCCGGCACTCGTCCCGCCGCACGCGACCCTGCCCGTGCTCGGCGGACGGCTGGAGCTGGGGACCTGGCAGTCGGTGTGCCTGGTCGACACGAACGTCTCCAACCCCGAACGCCAGGTGCGGCTGAGCTTCCTCGGCTGA
- a CDS encoding pyruvate carboxylase yields MFRKVLVANRGEIAVRAFRAAYELGAGTAAVFPYEDRGSLHRLKADEAYEIGRRGHPVRAYLSVEEIVGAARRAGADAVYPGYGFLSENPELAQACEEAGITFIGPSVGVLELTGNKARAVAAARAAGVPVLGSSQPSTDLEELTAAARDVGFPLFVKAVAGGGGRGMRRVDDPAHLREAIEAASREAESAFGDATVFLEKAVVDPRHIEVQILADGEGNVIHLFERDCSVQRRHQKVVELAPAPNLDPALRERICADAVAFAQSIGYRNAGTVEFLLDRDGNHVFIEMNPRIQVEHTVTEEVTDVDLVQAQLRIASGETLADLGLSQDRIQLRGAALQCRITSEDPANGFRPDTGTISAYRSPGGSGIRLDGGTAFVGSEISAHFDSMLVKLTCRGRDFATAVRRARRAVAEFRIRGVATNIPFLQAVLDDPDFQEGRVTTSFIEERPHLLTARHSADRGTRILTYLADVTVNKPHGERPHLIDPTTKLPDVPTGAPPAGSKQRLTELGPEGFARWLRKSRSVAVTDTTFRDAHQSLLATRVRTKDLLAVAPTVAHTLPELLSLECWGGATYDVALRFLSEDPWDRLARLREAVPNICLQMLLRGRNTVGYTPYPTEVTTAFVEEATRTGIDIFRIFDALNDVGQMRPAIDAVRETGSAVAEVALCYTSDLSDPAEKLYTLDYYLRLAEQIVDAGAHVLAIKDMAGLLRAPAAAKLVTALRREFDLPVHLHTHDTAGGQLATYLAAIDAGADAVDGAVASMAGTTSQPSLSAIVAATDHSERPTGLSLRAVGDLEPYWEIVRRIYAPFEAGLASPTGRVYDHEIPGGQLSNLRVQARELGLGDRFEDIEAMYAAADRMLGRLVKVTPSSKVVGDLALHLVGAGVPHERFAADPGAYDIPDSVIGFLRGELGDPPGGWPEPFRSKALKGRAAPRPVVELSGEDRDGLEKDRRATLNRLLFPGPAKEFEAHRDAYGDTGVLPSKDFFYGLRPGEEHEVDLDPGVRLLIVLEAIGEADERGMRTVMATLNGQLRPIQVRDRSVASDLPAAEKADKTDPKHVAAPFAGVVTLSAAAGDQVEAGATIATIEAMKMEAAITAPVAGTVGRLAITSVQQVEAGDLLMVID; encoded by the coding sequence ATGTTCCGGAAGGTACTTGTCGCGAACCGTGGTGAGATCGCCGTCCGCGCGTTCCGCGCCGCCTATGAACTGGGCGCGGGAACGGCGGCGGTGTTCCCCTACGAGGACCGCGGCTCGCTGCATCGTCTCAAGGCCGACGAGGCCTACGAGATCGGCCGGAGAGGGCACCCGGTGCGTGCCTATCTGTCGGTCGAGGAGATCGTGGGAGCGGCACGCAGGGCCGGGGCCGACGCCGTCTACCCCGGTTACGGATTCCTGTCCGAGAACCCCGAGCTGGCGCAGGCCTGCGAGGAGGCCGGGATCACGTTCATCGGGCCCAGCGTCGGTGTGCTGGAACTGACCGGGAACAAGGCGCGCGCGGTCGCCGCTGCACGCGCGGCGGGCGTCCCCGTCCTGGGGTCGTCGCAGCCGTCGACCGATCTGGAGGAGCTGACGGCCGCCGCACGGGACGTCGGCTTCCCGCTGTTCGTCAAGGCGGTCGCCGGCGGCGGCGGGCGTGGCATGCGGCGCGTGGACGACCCGGCGCACCTGCGCGAGGCCATCGAGGCGGCGTCCCGCGAGGCCGAGTCCGCCTTCGGCGACGCCACGGTCTTCCTGGAGAAGGCCGTCGTCGACCCCCGCCACATCGAGGTGCAGATCCTCGCCGACGGCGAGGGGAACGTCATCCACCTGTTCGAACGGGACTGTTCGGTGCAGCGGCGCCATCAGAAGGTCGTCGAACTGGCACCCGCACCCAACCTCGACCCCGCGCTGCGGGAGCGCATCTGCGCCGACGCGGTGGCCTTCGCGCAGAGCATCGGATACCGCAACGCCGGCACCGTCGAGTTCCTTCTCGACCGGGACGGCAACCACGTCTTCATCGAGATGAACCCGCGGATCCAGGTCGAGCACACGGTGACCGAGGAGGTCACCGACGTCGACCTGGTCCAGGCGCAACTGCGCATCGCCTCCGGCGAGACCCTGGCCGACCTCGGCCTCTCCCAGGACCGGATCCAGCTGCGGGGCGCCGCACTGCAGTGCCGGATCACCAGCGAGGACCCGGCCAACGGGTTCCGGCCCGACACCGGCACCATCAGCGCGTACCGCTCACCGGGCGGCTCCGGGATCCGGCTGGACGGCGGTACCGCCTTCGTCGGTTCGGAGATCAGCGCCCACTTCGACTCCATGCTGGTCAAACTGACCTGCCGGGGACGGGACTTCGCCACCGCGGTACGGCGCGCCCGGCGCGCGGTCGCCGAGTTCCGCATCCGCGGGGTGGCCACGAACATCCCGTTCCTGCAGGCGGTCCTCGACGACCCGGACTTCCAGGAGGGCCGGGTCACCACCTCGTTCATCGAGGAACGCCCGCATCTCCTGACCGCCCGCCACTCCGCCGACCGCGGCACCCGCATCCTCACGTACCTCGCCGACGTCACGGTCAACAAGCCGCACGGCGAACGCCCGCACCTGATCGACCCCACGACCAAACTGCCGGACGTCCCCACCGGCGCACCGCCCGCCGGGTCGAAGCAGCGGCTGACGGAGCTCGGGCCGGAGGGCTTCGCGCGGTGGCTGCGGAAGTCGCGCTCCGTGGCGGTCACCGACACCACCTTCCGGGACGCCCACCAGTCCCTGCTGGCCACCCGGGTGCGTACCAAGGACCTGCTGGCCGTCGCCCCCACGGTGGCCCACACGCTGCCCGAGCTGCTCTCGCTGGAGTGCTGGGGCGGCGCCACCTACGACGTGGCCCTGCGGTTCCTGTCCGAGGACCCGTGGGACCGTCTGGCCCGGCTGCGCGAGGCGGTGCCCAACATCTGTCTGCAGATGCTGCTGCGCGGCCGCAACACGGTCGGCTACACCCCGTACCCCACGGAGGTCACCACCGCCTTCGTCGAGGAGGCCACCCGGACCGGCATCGACATCTTCCGCATCTTCGACGCGCTCAACGACGTCGGCCAGATGCGGCCAGCGATCGACGCCGTGCGCGAGACGGGCTCGGCCGTCGCCGAGGTCGCCCTGTGCTACACCTCGGACCTGTCCGACCCGGCCGAGAAGCTCTACACACTCGACTACTACCTCCGGCTCGCCGAGCAGATCGTCGACGCCGGCGCGCACGTCCTGGCGATCAAGGACATGGCCGGACTGCTCCGGGCGCCCGCCGCCGCGAAACTGGTGACCGCGCTGCGCAGGGAGTTCGACCTGCCGGTCCACCTGCACACCCACGACACGGCGGGCGGCCAGCTGGCCACCTACCTCGCCGCGATCGACGCGGGTGCCGACGCCGTGGACGGGGCGGTGGCCTCCATGGCGGGCACCACCTCGCAGCCGTCGCTGTCCGCGATCGTCGCGGCGACCGACCACTCGGAGCGGCCGACCGGACTGAGCCTGCGGGCGGTCGGCGACCTCGAACCGTACTGGGAGATCGTCCGCAGGATCTACGCGCCGTTCGAGGCCGGTCTCGCCTCGCCCACCGGACGCGTCTACGACCACGAGATCCCCGGCGGTCAGCTGTCCAACCTGCGCGTCCAGGCACGCGAACTGGGCCTCGGCGACCGGTTCGAGGACATCGAGGCGATGTACGCCGCAGCCGACCGCATGCTCGGCCGCCTGGTCAAGGTCACCCCGTCGTCCAAGGTGGTCGGCGACCTCGCCCTGCACCTCGTCGGCGCGGGCGTCCCGCACGAACGGTTCGCGGCCGACCCCGGCGCGTACGACATCCCGGACTCCGTGATCGGTTTCCTGCGCGGCGAGTTGGGCGATCCGCCCGGCGGCTGGCCGGAGCCGTTCCGCAGCAAGGCCCTGAAGGGCCGCGCCGCGCCCAGGCCGGTCGTCGAACTGTCCGGCGAGGACCGCGACGGACTGGAGAAGGACCGCCGGGCCACCCTCAACCGGCTGCTCTTCCCGGGCCCGGCCAAGGAGTTCGAGGCGCACCGCGACGCCTACGGCGACACCGGCGTGCTCCCGAGCAAGGACTTCTTCTACGGTCTGCGGCCGGGGGAGGAGCACGAGGTGGACCTCGACCCCGGGGTGCGGCTCCTCATCGTCCTGGAGGCGATCGGCGAAGCGGACGAGCGCGGCATGCGTACCGTGATGGCCACGCTCAACGGCCAGCTCCGGCCGATCCAGGTGCGTGACCGCTCGGTGGCCTCCGACCTCCCGGCGGCGGAGAAGGCCGACAAGACGGACCCGAAGCACGTGGCGGCACCGTTCGCCGGCGTGGTGACGCTGTCGGCCGCGGCCGGGGACCAGGTCGAGGCGGGTGCGACCATCGCGACGATCGAGGCGATGAAGATGGAGGCCGCCATCACCGCCCCGGTCGCCGGAACGGTGGGACGTCTGGCCATCACGTCCGTCCAGCAGGTGGAGGCGGGCGATCTGCTGATGGTGATCGACTAG
- a CDS encoding saccharopine dehydrogenase family protein has product MRVLLVGAGGVGTAITRIAARRPFFETMVVADYDLGRAEAAVAALADAGRFRAERVDASDQAAVTALLSRHGCDVLLNATDPRFVMPLFQAARAAGATYVDMAMSLSRPHPERPYDECGVMLGDAQFAQAADWEKAGALALVGMGVEPGLSDVFARYAADELFDEIEEIGIRDGANLTVDGYDFAPSFSIWTTIEECLNPPVVYEADRGWFTTAPFSEPEVFDFPEGIGPVECVNVEHEEVLLVPRWIDARRVTFKYGLGEEFIQTLRTLHLLGLDRTDPVTVPSAAGPVRVSPRDVVAACLPDPATLGERMHGKTCAGTWVRGTKDGAAREVYLYHVVDNQWSMAEYGSQAVVWQTAVNPVVALELLATGAWSGAGVLGPEAFSARPFLDLLTAYGSPWGIREQ; this is encoded by the coding sequence ATGCGTGTTCTGCTTGTGGGAGCCGGCGGTGTGGGCACCGCCATCACCCGGATCGCGGCCCGTCGCCCCTTCTTCGAGACGATGGTCGTGGCCGACTACGACCTGGGCCGCGCCGAGGCCGCGGTCGCCGCGCTCGCCGACGCCGGCCGCTTCCGTGCCGAGCGTGTCGACGCGTCCGACCAGGCCGCGGTGACCGCGCTGCTGAGCCGGCACGGGTGCGACGTCCTGCTCAACGCCACCGATCCACGGTTCGTGATGCCCCTCTTCCAGGCGGCGCGCGCGGCCGGCGCCACCTATGTCGACATGGCGATGTCCCTGTCGCGCCCGCATCCCGAGCGGCCGTACGACGAGTGCGGGGTCATGCTCGGCGACGCGCAGTTCGCGCAGGCCGCCGACTGGGAGAAGGCGGGCGCGCTCGCTCTCGTCGGCATGGGGGTCGAACCGGGGCTGTCCGACGTCTTCGCGCGCTACGCCGCCGACGAACTCTTCGACGAGATCGAGGAGATCGGCATCCGCGACGGTGCGAACCTCACCGTCGACGGCTACGACTTCGCTCCGTCCTTCAGCATCTGGACCACCATCGAGGAGTGCCTCAACCCGCCGGTCGTCTACGAGGCGGACCGCGGCTGGTTCACCACGGCGCCGTTCAGCGAGCCGGAGGTCTTCGACTTCCCCGAGGGCATCGGTCCGGTGGAGTGCGTGAACGTGGAGCACGAGGAGGTGCTGCTCGTGCCGCGCTGGATCGACGCGCGGCGGGTGACCTTCAAGTACGGCCTGGGCGAGGAGTTCATCCAGACCCTCAGGACGCTGCATCTGCTCGGGCTGGACCGCACGGACCCGGTGACCGTGCCGAGCGCCGCGGGCCCGGTGCGGGTGTCGCCGCGGGACGTCGTGGCCGCGTGTCTGCCGGACCCGGCCACGCTCGGCGAGCGCATGCACGGCAAGACCTGCGCGGGCACGTGGGTGCGCGGCACCAAGGACGGCGCGGCGCGCGAGGTCTACCTGTACCACGTCGTCGACAACCAGTGGTCGATGGCCGAGTACGGCTCCCAGGCGGTGGTGTGGCAGACGGCCGTCAACCCGGTCGTGGCCCTCGAACTCCTGGCCACGGGGGCGTGGAGCGGCGCCGGGGTCCTCGGCCCCGAGGCGTTCTCGGCCCGCCCCTTCCTCGACCTGCTCACCGCGTACGGGTCGCCGTGGGGAATACGGGAGCAGTGA
- a CDS encoding TetR/AcrR family transcriptional regulator, translating into MPKAVVPEEKRRRRRPTRSGTVLSERLIVETALRMLREHGSAGLSARRLGLALDADPSTLYRYFRGMDDLTLAIGDALIGQALEGWRPTGKWRSDLRGLGLRIHAVYVGHPQAALLTANRVTGRAHELAADEAILDVLRTAGFPLPDTVRIYQAFIDQTLAFAALDAASLALPRESRSADEDMWRSTYARLPRATHPRIAEAAPLLVARMVDSAYPTALEMLLDSAAAQWRALRVR; encoded by the coding sequence GTGCCGAAAGCGGTGGTTCCCGAGGAGAAGCGGCGGCGTCGGCGCCCCACCAGGAGCGGCACCGTGCTGTCCGAGCGGCTCATCGTCGAGACGGCCCTCAGGATGCTGCGGGAGCACGGCAGCGCGGGACTCAGCGCGCGCCGGCTGGGCCTGGCCCTGGACGCCGATCCCAGCACCCTGTACCGGTACTTCCGCGGTATGGACGATCTGACCCTGGCGATCGGCGACGCGCTGATCGGCCAGGCCCTGGAGGGCTGGCGGCCCACGGGGAAGTGGCGCTCGGACCTGCGCGGCCTCGGGCTGCGCATCCACGCCGTGTACGTCGGTCATCCGCAGGCGGCCCTGCTGACCGCGAACCGGGTCACCGGCCGGGCCCACGAACTGGCGGCCGACGAGGCCATCCTCGACGTCCTGCGCACGGCGGGGTTCCCGTTGCCCGACACGGTACGGATCTATCAGGCCTTCATCGACCAGACCCTCGCCTTCGCCGCCCTCGACGCTGCCTCTCTGGCACTGCCCCGGGAGAGCCGCAGCGCCGACGAGGACATGTGGCGTTCGACGTACGCGCGTCTGCCGCGTGCCACCCATCCCCGGATCGCGGAGGCGGCACCCCTCCTGGTGGCCCGCATGGTCGACAGCGCCTATCCGACGGCCCTGGAGATGCTGTTGGACAGCGCCGCGGCGCAGTGGCGGGCGCTGCGGGTCCGCTGA
- a CDS encoding GNAT family N-acetyltransferase: MTHEPTIRPYRAEDRAAVAHVCVMTAHEGGDSRAVHPDLELMPTLFAHPYCHLEPELAFVLDDGTGRAVGYVVGTSDTARFVRDFRDVWIPAVAPRHPRSATPPRSPSEEMVDLLHHPERMILPELAAYPAHLHIDLLPDWQRRGHGRALMDTLLGALAGRGVPAVHLGMVTANTSARAFYDRLGFHVIPVPDPGPLTYLGRRTGRTRRSP, translated from the coding sequence ATGACTCACGAGCCGACGATCCGCCCGTACCGGGCCGAGGACCGCGCCGCGGTGGCCCACGTGTGTGTGATGACGGCCCACGAAGGAGGGGACTCGCGGGCCGTCCACCCCGACCTGGAGCTGATGCCGACCCTGTTCGCCCACCCCTACTGCCACCTCGAACCGGAATTGGCCTTCGTGCTCGACGACGGGACCGGTCGGGCGGTCGGCTACGTGGTGGGCACCTCCGACACCGCGCGGTTCGTCCGGGACTTCCGGGACGTCTGGATCCCGGCCGTCGCCCCGCGCCACCCCCGGAGCGCGACGCCGCCGCGCTCGCCGAGCGAGGAGATGGTCGACCTGCTGCACCACCCCGAGCGCATGATCCTGCCCGAACTCGCCGCGTATCCGGCGCATCTGCACATCGACCTGCTCCCGGACTGGCAGCGCAGGGGCCACGGCCGGGCGCTGATGGACACCCTCCTCGGGGCGCTCGCCGGTCGCGGTGTCCCGGCCGTCCACCTCGGCATGGTCACCGCCAACACCTCCGCCCGCGCCTTCTACGACCGCCTCGGCTTCCACGTGATCCCCGTACCGGACCCGGGACCCCTGACGTATCTCGGCAGGCGGACGGGCCGGACGCGCCGCTCGCCCTGA